A genomic stretch from Edaphobacter aggregans includes:
- a CDS encoding Gfo/Idh/MocA family protein, which yields MRNFAPISSLPLRPNRRTFLMGAGAAMLVPGSAWARTGRASASNRITIGVIGWGMMGPANTKAFLLQDDCQVVGACDLHSGHLQSAVDTINSRYGNKDCKAYYDYREMLARDDIDAVMIAVPDQWHALIATEAAARKKDIYGEKPLARTVAEQQAIVRAVQHNGVIWQTGSWQRSLPSFHKAAEIVRNGLIGNVIRVEVGLPGGHHDFPGTVPALLQRLSSLPDKITSPAELVPGTAGWDLAVTEPPVELDYDKWLGPSKAEPYIDARVYQNWRWNYNTGGGQLLDWIGHHGDIAHWGLGFDLTGPSEIEGYGEFPPSNAAWNTATKYHIECKYRKEVTHYPVDVAMTISGGSPAIGMGTKWIGTDGWVWVDRSGFDASNPAWIKGDSLPEEIRKVKLYESPEHRRNFLDSVKSRKPTITPVETAHHSTLPGHLGLISMLVGRKIQWDVAQEKIMNDSAASELLSRPYRAPWRFPG from the coding sequence ATGCGTAACTTCGCGCCCATTTCAAGCCTTCCATTGCGACCGAACCGGCGCACCTTTTTGATGGGAGCCGGAGCAGCGATGCTGGTACCCGGAAGTGCCTGGGCGCGCACCGGCCGCGCCTCCGCCTCAAATCGCATTACCATCGGCGTCATTGGATGGGGCATGATGGGGCCAGCCAACACTAAGGCCTTTCTGCTCCAGGATGATTGCCAGGTCGTAGGAGCCTGTGACTTGCACAGCGGTCATCTGCAGAGCGCCGTGGATACCATCAACAGCCGCTATGGGAACAAGGATTGCAAGGCATATTACGATTATCGCGAGATGCTAGCGCGAGATGATATTGATGCTGTAATGATTGCGGTGCCAGATCAATGGCACGCACTCATCGCGACGGAAGCCGCAGCCAGAAAGAAAGATATCTACGGCGAGAAGCCGCTAGCGCGCACCGTTGCGGAGCAACAGGCGATCGTCAGAGCGGTTCAACACAATGGCGTCATCTGGCAGACCGGCTCCTGGCAGCGCTCGCTCCCGTCGTTTCATAAAGCAGCGGAAATCGTCCGCAACGGTCTCATCGGAAACGTCATTCGCGTAGAGGTCGGCTTGCCCGGCGGCCATCATGACTTCCCCGGCACCGTTCCCGCATTGCTGCAGAGGCTTTCGTCTTTGCCGGATAAGATCACCAGCCCAGCAGAACTCGTGCCGGGAACCGCCGGATGGGATCTAGCCGTAACCGAGCCTCCAGTGGAACTGGACTATGACAAGTGGCTTGGCCCCTCGAAGGCCGAGCCCTACATTGACGCGCGCGTCTACCAGAATTGGCGCTGGAACTACAACACTGGCGGCGGACAGTTATTGGATTGGATCGGCCACCACGGTGACATCGCGCATTGGGGTCTGGGATTCGATCTCACCGGCCCTTCGGAGATTGAAGGCTATGGCGAGTTCCCGCCGTCGAATGCGGCCTGGAATACTGCGACCAAATACCATATCGAATGCAAATACCGTAAGGAAGTTACGCACTATCCGGTCGACGTCGCAATGACCATATCCGGTGGTTCTCCCGCAATCGGCATGGGAACAAAATGGATTGGGACAGACGGTTGGGTGTGGGTGGATCGATCAGGATTCGATGCGTCCAATCCCGCATGGATCAAGGGCGATTCCCTCCCTGAAGAAATCCGCAAAGTAAAACTCTATGAATCCCCTGAGCATCGGCGTAACTTCCTCGACTCGGTGAAATCCCGCAAACCTACGATCACTCCAGTCGAGACTGCGCATCATTCCACCCTTCCCGGGCATCTTGGCCTCATATCCATGCTCGTCGGACGAAAAATCCAATGGGATGTGGCTCAGGAAAAAATAATGAACGATAGTGCCGCCAGCGAATTGCTTTCGCGGCCATATCGGGCTCCGTGGAGATTCCCCGGATGA
- a CDS encoding GH39 family glycosyl hydrolase — protein MRDRLTVRFLVLGVWILLVISPLSNLQAIGQEHIQIDATAPTTPFPHFWEQMFGSGRAILTLRESYREDLRAVKQVTDFRYVRFHAILHDEVGVYNEDGRGNPVYNFAYVDQIYDGLLKNGVRPFVEISFMPKKLAFNPDALHAFWYKQNVSPPKSIERWDDLMTHFAQHLVDRYGIDEVASWYFEVWNEPNIDFWGGVPRQRSYFELYDHTARDLKSVNPRLRVGGPATAAASWVDDFLKHAAANKVPVDFVSTHGYADDTVLDLFGTDEDIPMSERVCRAVEKVREQIHQSAMPQLPLYWTEWNVPGKMEARDTIYVGPAVANTVRQCDGKVEELSFWTFSDVFEEGGPIDRPFIGMFGLRAKGGINKPSYYGYGLLHQLGDRRIASTSKDIIVTKTKDGRLAIAAWNLVEPDQHGLVQTIEFTFRGIPEEANVTIQRVDEEHGNVLKHYAAMGKPLNPTPAQIEQLNRESALPDPERTKLQNGQLKLQLSPNALLLIKFDP, from the coding sequence ATGCGCGACAGATTGACAGTCAGATTCCTTGTTCTGGGCGTGTGGATATTGCTCGTTATAAGCCCGCTCTCGAATCTACAAGCCATAGGGCAGGAGCACATCCAGATCGACGCGACGGCCCCGACCACACCCTTTCCGCATTTTTGGGAGCAAATGTTTGGATCGGGACGCGCGATTCTCACTCTACGCGAGAGCTATCGCGAAGACCTGCGTGCCGTAAAGCAGGTGACCGACTTTCGCTACGTGCGTTTCCACGCCATCCTGCACGATGAGGTGGGTGTCTACAACGAGGATGGGCGCGGCAACCCGGTCTACAACTTCGCATACGTAGACCAGATCTACGATGGACTACTGAAGAATGGGGTACGCCCATTTGTCGAGATAAGCTTTATGCCCAAGAAGTTGGCCTTCAATCCAGATGCCCTGCATGCCTTCTGGTACAAGCAGAATGTTTCACCGCCCAAGAGCATAGAGAGATGGGACGATCTGATGACCCATTTCGCCCAGCACCTTGTCGACCGTTACGGTATCGACGAGGTTGCAAGCTGGTACTTCGAAGTCTGGAACGAGCCGAATATCGATTTCTGGGGCGGTGTTCCACGGCAGAGATCCTACTTTGAACTCTATGACCACACAGCCCGCGATTTGAAGAGCGTAAATCCCCGGCTGCGAGTCGGAGGCCCGGCCACTGCCGCTGCATCCTGGGTCGATGACTTTCTAAAACATGCTGCGGCAAATAAAGTTCCCGTCGACTTTGTTTCTACGCATGGATATGCCGACGATACAGTCCTGGATCTATTCGGAACAGATGAGGATATTCCCATGAGCGAGCGCGTCTGCCGCGCTGTCGAAAAAGTGAGAGAGCAGATTCATCAATCAGCGATGCCGCAGTTGCCACTGTACTGGACCGAGTGGAACGTCCCCGGAAAGATGGAGGCGCGAGACACCATCTACGTCGGACCCGCAGTAGCCAATACCGTGAGACAGTGCGACGGTAAGGTGGAGGAACTTTCCTTCTGGACGTTCTCCGATGTGTTTGAGGAAGGTGGACCGATCGACCGACCGTTCATTGGCATGTTCGGGCTTCGTGCAAAGGGGGGAATCAACAAGCCCAGCTACTATGGGTACGGTCTCCTGCATCAGCTTGGAGACAGGCGTATTGCAAGCACATCAAAGGACATAATCGTTACAAAGACAAAGGATGGACGTCTTGCAATAGCCGCCTGGAATCTGGTCGAACCTGATCAACATGGTTTGGTTCAGACCATTGAGTTCACATTTAGAGGGATCCCCGAGGAAGCTAACGTCACGATTCAGCGTGTCGATGAAGAGCACGGGAATGTTTTAAAGCACTATGCAGCCATGGGCAAACCTCTCAACCCAACACCCGCTCAGATAGAACAATTGAACCGCGAATCGGCGCTCCCCGACCCCGAACGAACGAAGCTTCAGAATGGACAGCTCAAGCTCCAGCTGAGCCCGAATGCTCTATTGCTTATCAAATTCGACCCATAA
- a CDS encoding carboxypeptidase regulatory-like domain-containing protein codes for MQDSLRGVHGPWTWNVVVSRILFGMILLSLAGCLVSATAFAQFRTSIQGVVTDPQGEVVPGATLTLKNMSTNETLIRTSSGSGVFNFNALPADHFSLVIESKGFKKKILNDLQLIPEQSNALNVQLEIGGATETITVDASQVPSLDTQTASIGGTITSNQIQHMPSFGRDVFQFVQLAPGVFGNGSQAAGGGTNNLPGTQGPGGTGAGAGIFQTENGPQSVANGGQYETNSISIDGISTVSAVWGGTTVITPNEDSVDNVKIVSNGYDAENGRFSGAQIQVTSKSGTNNFHGSFFFRANRPGLNAYQPYNGPGSLQPGTPAERGLLRDTQQFNQIGGSVGGPIWKDKIFAFFAYETIRLSASTTSTAWYETSAFDKLGPPNSISSQFLTFPGAGVSAAGMINETCANIGLVENVNCRTIPGQGLNLGSPLTSPLGTQDLTWTGSGNPGVGSGLTNVADIANFTTLNPTSTTEVQYNGRLDANVTQRDHASFAIYWVPVSTTNFNGPIRAYNLFHHDAINNAFAGIWNHTFSPSFLNEARANAAGWRWNEVNSNPQMPFGLPQAQIDQIGSIPSTGLITFGAPGPSVFNQWTYTYKDVATKVAGNHTLKFGGEVTRLYYLNESTGSARPNYNFYNIWAFLNDAPHFQGGTFDPLTGIPTAHRQDNRVTIYGFFIQDDWKVRHNLTVNAGLRYSYFGPLSTKQDNLNSVQFGSGSSMFTGMSIRIGGNLWSAQKGNFGPQLGFAWSPEIFHDRFVVRGGYGLNFNQEEIAISGNASSNPPSTVSPGFASQSPSNINPNIVYAVASDPHSLFGYPPNPHTVTTFNSVNLPTGGGVGVTAFPANLPTAYTHHYSLDTQYDLGHQLIATVGYYGSTARHIITNSDAYVLAAAQRIPLNPLVTNVNYFNNQGASNNNALQLGLKHSFSHQFMADAQFVWAKSMDDGSGPYQRDPYPYFQAYARGRSDYNVGKAFKLYALWQPVFFRGSHGWLEKVVGGWSLSGILNIHTGFPWTPVYNVPNINNQGNTLYFQGSGYSQLRPAAYLGGAGHDTSNGAFKSGPGVGNNQNKNFPLAGSGQPYFLAPTFTPAVAFPGTSSVPQSPGVARNSLTGPGYRDLDVSLAKAFGLPKLPVLGENAKFEFRADAFNFFNNLNFDPTSITNDIMLLNFGQAQRALGSRTVSLQARFSF; via the coding sequence ATGCAAGATTCTTTGCGTGGTGTTCATGGTCCATGGACGTGGAACGTAGTCGTCTCTCGGATCCTTTTTGGGATGATTTTGCTGTCCCTAGCAGGCTGTCTGGTCTCGGCAACAGCTTTTGCCCAGTTTCGGACATCAATCCAAGGCGTTGTAACCGATCCTCAGGGAGAAGTCGTCCCAGGCGCAACCCTAACCCTGAAGAACATGTCAACCAACGAGACCCTTATAAGAACGAGTAGTGGAAGCGGCGTCTTCAATTTCAATGCTTTACCCGCGGATCATTTTTCACTAGTTATAGAGAGCAAAGGCTTCAAGAAAAAAATTCTCAATGATTTACAGTTGATCCCCGAACAGTCAAACGCATTAAATGTGCAACTGGAGATCGGTGGAGCAACAGAGACGATCACCGTAGATGCCTCTCAGGTGCCATCGTTGGATACCCAGACTGCCTCCATTGGAGGAACCATCACCAGCAATCAGATTCAGCACATGCCCTCATTCGGGCGGGATGTCTTCCAGTTTGTACAACTGGCCCCCGGCGTCTTTGGCAATGGATCACAGGCAGCGGGCGGCGGCACTAATAATCTTCCCGGCACACAGGGTCCAGGTGGAACAGGCGCCGGCGCCGGAATATTCCAAACTGAGAACGGTCCTCAGTCCGTTGCGAATGGCGGCCAATACGAGACAAACTCCATTTCAATTGACGGCATCAGCACGGTCAGTGCGGTGTGGGGAGGAACGACCGTGATCACGCCCAACGAAGATTCCGTTGATAACGTCAAAATAGTTTCCAACGGATACGACGCGGAAAATGGCCGTTTTAGCGGTGCGCAGATTCAGGTCACATCTAAGAGCGGCACGAATAACTTTCACGGCAGTTTCTTCTTCAGGGCGAATCGTCCGGGGCTGAACGCTTATCAGCCGTATAACGGGCCAGGCTCACTGCAACCAGGCACACCTGCAGAGCGAGGTCTACTGAGGGATACGCAGCAATTCAACCAAATTGGTGGCAGCGTCGGCGGCCCTATCTGGAAAGATAAAATCTTTGCTTTTTTCGCGTATGAGACGATACGACTCAGCGCGTCAACCACCTCAACCGCGTGGTATGAGACCTCGGCTTTCGATAAATTGGGGCCTCCCAACAGCATCTCATCACAATTTCTGACCTTTCCCGGCGCAGGCGTGAGTGCCGCAGGAATGATTAATGAAACGTGCGCAAATATTGGACTCGTTGAAAATGTGAACTGCCGGACAATCCCTGGGCAAGGTTTGAATCTCGGATCCCCACTGACATCGCCGCTGGGAACGCAAGACCTTACATGGACGGGCTCCGGCAATCCTGGCGTTGGCAGCGGATTGACGAATGTCGCCGACATTGCAAACTTCACGACTTTGAATCCAACGTCGACTACTGAGGTTCAGTACAACGGCCGTCTCGACGCTAATGTTACCCAGAGAGACCATGCGAGCTTTGCTATCTATTGGGTTCCCGTCAGCACTACCAATTTCAACGGCCCCATCCGTGCGTACAACCTTTTTCATCATGATGCGATCAACAACGCATTTGCAGGTATCTGGAACCATACCTTTTCACCATCGTTCCTCAATGAGGCTCGTGCCAATGCGGCAGGGTGGCGCTGGAATGAGGTCAATTCAAATCCGCAGATGCCATTCGGCTTGCCACAGGCACAGATCGACCAAATCGGCAGCATTCCCAGCACTGGTCTAATTACCTTCGGCGCCCCCGGGCCAAGCGTCTTCAACCAGTGGACATACACCTATAAGGACGTGGCAACCAAAGTAGCCGGCAACCATACGCTTAAGTTTGGCGGAGAAGTCACACGACTGTACTATCTGAACGAGTCAACCGGTTCGGCGCGGCCTAATTACAACTTCTACAATATCTGGGCCTTCCTCAACGACGCACCGCACTTCCAGGGTGGCACCTTCGATCCGCTCACGGGTATACCGACTGCGCATCGGCAGGACAATCGAGTCACCATCTATGGATTTTTCATTCAGGATGACTGGAAGGTTCGGCACAATCTCACCGTCAACGCCGGATTGCGCTATTCCTACTTTGGACCGCTCTCAACTAAACAAGACAACCTGAATTCAGTTCAGTTTGGTAGTGGATCAAGCATGTTCACTGGAATGAGCATCCGGATTGGCGGCAACCTATGGAGTGCACAGAAGGGGAATTTCGGTCCACAACTTGGATTCGCCTGGAGTCCTGAGATATTTCACGATCGGTTCGTGGTACGAGGTGGCTACGGCCTCAACTTCAATCAGGAAGAGATCGCGATCTCTGGGAATGCAAGTAGCAATCCGCCCTCGACGGTTTCGCCGGGGTTTGCCAGCCAATCGCCCAGCAATATCAACCCGAACATTGTTTATGCAGTTGCAAGCGATCCGCATTCTCTATTTGGGTACCCGCCGAATCCCCATACCGTCACAACATTTAACTCCGTCAACCTTCCAACCGGTGGGGGTGTCGGAGTTACGGCATTTCCAGCCAACCTTCCTACGGCGTATACCCACCACTATTCGCTGGATACCCAATACGATCTTGGTCATCAGCTGATTGCCACGGTGGGATATTACGGCAGCACGGCGCGCCATATCATCACGAATTCAGATGCCTACGTTCTAGCAGCGGCCCAAAGGATTCCATTGAATCCTCTCGTGACCAATGTGAATTACTTCAACAATCAAGGTGCGTCGAATAACAACGCACTTCAGCTTGGATTGAAACACAGTTTCTCGCATCAATTTATGGCGGACGCACAGTTCGTCTGGGCCAAAAGTATGGATGACGGTTCGGGACCGTATCAGAGAGATCCCTATCCGTACTTCCAAGCTTATGCACGCGGACGCTCCGACTACAATGTAGGAAAAGCGTTTAAGCTCTATGCTCTATGGCAGCCTGTGTTCTTCCGCGGCAGCCATGGTTGGCTGGAAAAGGTAGTTGGCGGATGGTCGTTGAGCGGCATCCTGAATATTCATACCGGATTTCCATGGACCCCTGTCTACAATGTTCCCAATATCAACAATCAAGGTAATACCCTTTACTTCCAAGGCAGCGGCTATTCTCAGTTGCGGCCTGCTGCTTATCTCGGTGGTGCGGGGCACGATACAAGTAATGGTGCGTTTAAGTCCGGGCCTGGTGTGGGAAATAATCAGAATAAGAACTTCCCGCTGGCCGGTTCTGGGCAACCGTACTTCTTGGCACCCACTTTTACCCCAGCAGTCGCGTTTCCTGGGACCTCTTCCGTTCCGCAATCGCCAGGAGTGGCGCGTAATTCATTAACCGGTCCAGGCTACCGAGATCTTGATGTCAGCCTTGCGAAGGCATTTGGTCTGCCGAAGCTCCCGGTTCTAGGAGAGAACGCGAAGTTTGAGTTCCGCGCCGATGCTTTCAATTTCTTTAACAATTTGAACTTCGATCCGACCAGCATCACGAATGACATCATGCTATTGAACTTTGGACAGGCTCAGAGAGCCCTTGGATCGCGAACCGTCAGCTTACAGGCACGGTTCAGCTTCTAG